In Drosophila willistoni isolate 14030-0811.24 chromosome XR unlocalized genomic scaffold, UCI_dwil_1.1 Seg144, whole genome shotgun sequence, one DNA window encodes the following:
- the LOC111519217 gene encoding solute carrier family 22 member 13 — MEYNWVCENHQLGTYTVAYQICLAVLENVGVKYRTLIANVFVALFYTPSACLLPWIAYFLNNWRILSLVTSTPIIFGLVLYFFLPESPRWLLSVGRIDEGMRNIQRAADVNGAKIPEGILSDFHRCCELFYNTEQSSKNYTIFDLFKYPRMRRITIILLLIGMLVTLIYDAHVRLIVDIGSDVFITFSVANLTEFPGGLITYFVIDRVGRKPILFMVLMFCGFGSLLAALLTKNLSVTIAAIFSRLFANMGYNISLQWQAEILPTVVRAQGVALIHIMSAAATLFSPLVCYLDHYMQHLPLFILTVLSIIGAFLVLFLPETKNAVMPQTVEDGEELWNQKLWCSS, encoded by the exons ATGGAATATAACTGGGTGTGCGAAAATCATCAACTGGGAACATATACGGtt GCTTACCAAATTTGTCTTGCAGTTTTAGAAAATGTGGGTGTTAAATATCGTACGCTGATAGCAAATGTATTCGTTGCTTTATTCTATACACCATCAGCTTGTCTATTGCCTTGGATAGcctattttttaaataactgGCGCATTTTGTCTTTAGTCACCTCAACACCGATTATCTTTggacttgtgttatattttttcttgccTGAATCACCCAG ATGGCTGTTATCAGTTGGTAGAATCGATGAGGGAATGAGAAATATACAGCGAGCAGCTGATGTCAATGGCGCAAAAATCCCCGAAGGTATTTTGTCAGACTTTCATCGATGCTGCGAACTGTTTTATAATACTGAACAGTCATCCAAAAATTATACAATATTCGATTTGTTCAAATATCCACGAATGCGTCGCATAACCATTATACTATTACTTATTGGAATGCTAGTTACTCTGATATACGATGCTCATGTGCGCCTTATAGTTGATATAGGAAGCGACGTTTTTATAACCTTCTCAGTGGCCAATCTAACAGAATTCCCTGGCGGTCTAATAACGTACTTCGTTATTGATCGTGTAGGTCGGAAGCCGATATTATTTATGGTGTTAATGTTTTGTGGATTTGGTAGTCTATTGGCTGCTCTTTTAACTAAGAATCTATCGGTGACTATTGCAGCGATTTTTAGTCGTTTGTTTGCTAACATGGGCTATAATATTTCACTACAGTGGCAAGCAGAAATCCTACCAACTGTTGTTCGTGCACAGGGTGTAGCACTTATACATATAATGAGCGCTGCAGCAACTTTATTTTCGCCGTTAGTCTGCTATTTGGATCATTATATGCAACATTTACCGctatttatattgactgtttTATCAATAATTGGTGCTTTCTTAGTGTTATTTTTACCCGAGACTAAAAATGCAGTCATGCCACAAACTGTCGAAGATGGCGAAGAGCTTTGGAACCAAAAACTTTGGTGTAgttcataa